The following are encoded together in the Leptidea sinapis chromosome 29, ilLepSina1.1, whole genome shotgun sequence genome:
- the LOC126973433 gene encoding serine/threonine-protein phosphatase 6 regulatory ankyrin repeat subunit A-like gives MDLSPDEENIQGRLLHQAALWDNLELLEGLLGGGAEVGSKDEHNRTALHAAVLAERSMCLPALCNAGVDVNAVSDESTGGKTALHIAAECGNAENVKALLSAGADLAILTAGGDSAVALAERGRHRHAANLLREARDALERERLQQHSQLRELVVRGDVVCLQERLDALGSAAPVLCNLTPGGANTLLYV, from the exons GCAGCACTTTGGGACAATTTAGAGTTACTGGAGGGTCTGCTGGGCGGAGGAGCAGAGGTGGGCAGCAAGGATGAGCACAACCGGACCGCCCTGCATGCAGCTGTGCTGGCTGAGAGAAGCATGTGTCTGCCAGCACTCTGCAATGCTGGGGTCGATGTGAACGCTGTGTCTGACGAGAGTACTGGTGGAAAG ACAGCGCTGCACATAGCGGCTGAATGCGGCAACGCTGAGAACGTGAAGGCGCTGCTGTCGGCAGGAGCGGACCTGGCCATCCTCACGGCTGGAGGGGACTCCGCAGTCGCTCTGGCCGAGCGGGGGAGGCACCGACACGCTGCCAACCTGCTGAGGGAAGCCAGAG ATGCCTTGGAGAGAGAACGTCTGCAGCAGCATAGCCAACTGCGAGAGCTGGTTGTCCGCGGTGACGTAGTGTGTCTCCAGGAGAGATTGGATGCACTCGGTTCTGCAGCGCCCGTGCTGTGCAACCTGACGCCGGGGGGAGCAAATACATTGCTATATGT GTAG